One region of Polaribacter pectinis genomic DNA includes:
- a CDS encoding 1-aminocyclopropane-1-carboxylate deaminase/D-cysteine desulfhydrase yields MDFTLKADSPNQQIHLPILEEKKVALFIKREDLIHPFVSGNKFRKLKYNLAEAKKLKKKSILTFGGAYSNHIAATAVAGKLAGLKTFGVIRGDELGTNLAETLKENATLREAHENGMKFNFVSREIYRQKNSFGFTEKMKNKWGDFYLIPEGGTNGLAVEGCQEILTEEDADFNYICSSVGTGGTIAGIIKSKGKRQKVIGFPSLKGGFLSEEIRKYTINNKNWSLQKDYHFGGYAKYNDELIRFINWFSEETNIQLDPIYTGKMLFGILDLIEKDTFPDGTKILAIHTGGLQGIDGINKKLEKKGEQIIKQI; encoded by the coding sequence ATGGATTTTACCCTAAAAGCAGATTCCCCGAATCAACAAATTCACCTTCCAATTTTGGAAGAAAAAAAAGTAGCACTTTTTATAAAACGAGAAGATTTAATTCACCCTTTTGTTTCCGGTAACAAGTTTCGAAAGCTAAAATATAATTTAGCAGAAGCAAAAAAATTAAAAAAGAAATCGATACTTACTTTTGGTGGTGCATATTCTAACCATATTGCAGCTACTGCAGTTGCTGGTAAATTAGCTGGTTTAAAAACTTTTGGAGTAATTAGAGGAGATGAATTAGGTACAAACCTTGCAGAAACTTTAAAAGAAAATGCTACTTTAAGAGAAGCTCATGAAAACGGAATGAAGTTTAATTTTGTTTCTAGAGAAATCTATCGTCAAAAAAACTCATTTGGTTTTACTGAAAAAATGAAAAACAAATGGGGCGATTTTTATTTGATTCCAGAAGGAGGAACAAACGGATTGGCAGTTGAAGGTTGTCAAGAAATTTTAACAGAAGAAGATGCAGATTTCAATTATATTTGTTCTTCTGTTGGAACTGGGGGAACCATTGCAGGAATTATAAAATCAAAAGGTAAACGTCAAAAAGTAATTGGATTTCCTTCTTTAAAAGGAGGTTTTTTATCCGAAGAAATTAGAAAATATACAATTAATAATAAAAATTGGAGTTTACAAAAAGACTATCATTTTGGTGGTTATGCAAAATATAATGATGAATTAATTCGTTTTATAAACTGGTTTTCAGAAGAAACGAATATTCAATTAGACCCAATTTATACCGGTAAAATGTTATTTGGTATTTTAGATTTAATTGAAAAAGATACTTTTCCAGATGGAACCAAAATTCTAGCAATTCATACAGGTGGTCTTCAAGGAATTGATGGAATAAATAAAAAGTTAGAAAAGAAAGGTGAACAAATAATTAAACAAATATGA